The sequence below is a genomic window from Haladaptatus sp. R4.
CCGAACAGATGACGACCGACGACGACCGCTTCGAAGCGATACGGGCCGAGACTGACCGCTATCTTCAACGATGCGTTCTGGCGGACGAATAAGCGATGTCAACTAGTTTTTCTGCGGTCCGTCGGTTGCCGAGCCATCGCCGTCGAGCCGCGTCGTACACCAGTGGCAGAAGTCGAGGTCGGCGTCGAGGGCGCGGCCACAACTCGGGCAACGAACGGTTTCCGCGTCGCTCTCGGTCGGTTGACTGATCTCTGTCGTCACGAGTCGCTCGAACGTGTTCTGGACGTGTGCGAGGAGGTAAGCATCGAGGACGCAAAGGCCGCTGACCAGGAGAACGGGTGCGGCGGCGAGGAGGTCGACCGGCCCTCCTGTGAAGAGGGCGTCGAGCACGCTGGAGGGGACAAACAGCACAGCAACGGCGTAGAGCGTTGCAAGCCATCCGAGCGCACGCTTCCAACGGCGGAGATAGAGATGTCCGAGGCCAGTTGCGAGGACGGACAACACCGCCGCGAGCCACGGTCGTTTCCGTGTCGTCATTCGCTCCATATACTGAATGAACGTTCAGTACAACATAAGCCTTTCTCAGGGGGAGGACCCGTACCACGGACGTTCACCACCAACAGCTATCGATCCACGGCAGCAACAGAGCGACATATAAACGGATATAACCGCTGTAATAGCGAGATCATTCCAGTTTCAAATCATAAAGGAGATACTTAATTACTCTTCTTCAAATCCGAAAGATATACAACGAATTGACTGAATGTTCAGTACATGGGGTCCTCCAATCGAGGTACGGCCTTCCGTACGCCACCCGAAGCATTGTCCGACGAACAAGCCCGACTGGAACCGTTCGACTGGTACGCAGAAATGCGCAGCACCCAGCCAGTGCGGTACGACGAGCAACGACGAAGATGGGACGTGTTCGGTTACGACGACGTTAGCGAAGTTCTCGGCGATCACGAGCGATTCACCGCGGATATCGCCAGTGCGGACATTCGGTTCACGGATGGAAGTCCGCTCGGCACGACGGCCGAGACACCGTCGATGATCCGGACCGATCCGCCGGAACACGAACGCCTCCGTAATTTCTCCAACCACCGATTTCTCCCCGGGACGTTGGCGGAGAGTCGGGAACGCTTCGAGCGAATCGCCGACGATATTCTGGACACCGTCGAAACCGGGACGACGGTCGACATCATCGAGGAATTTTCCCATCCGTTCCCGGTGACCGTCATCGCCGATCTACTCGGCCTTCCGGCCGTGGACCGCGAACAGTTCCGCGAATGGTCGATAGCGACAACCGAACTGGCGATGACGGACGAGGAGGAAGCGAAGAAGGCCCAACGCGAGATGAGCGACTATTTCTCGGAACTCATCCCGGACCGCATCGACGGTGACGGAGACGATCTGATTACCCTCGCCGCGTCGAACGACGAGTTGAATCACGAGGAGGTCGTCAGGTTTTGCATAACCATCCTCGTCGCCGGTAACGTCACGACGGTCAACCTCATCACGAGCACGCTCTGGTGTCTCGAAGAACACGACCTGTTCGACGCGGTCCGGGCGGGCAAAATCGACCGCTCGAAGCTGATCGAGGAAGTTCTC
It includes:
- a CDS encoding zinc ribbon domain-containing protein — encoded protein: MERMTTRKRPWLAAVLSVLATGLGHLYLRRWKRALGWLATLYAVAVLFVPSSVLDALFTGGPVDLLAAAPVLLVSGLCVLDAYLLAHVQNTFERLVTTEISQPTESDAETVRCPSCGRALDADLDFCHWCTTRLDGDGSATDGPQKN
- a CDS encoding cytochrome P450; translated protein: MGSSNRGTAFRTPPEALSDEQARLEPFDWYAEMRSTQPVRYDEQRRRWDVFGYDDVSEVLGDHERFTADIASADIRFTDGSPLGTTAETPSMIRTDPPEHERLRNFSNHRFLPGTLAESRERFERIADDILDTVETGTTVDIIEEFSHPFPVTVIADLLGLPAVDREQFREWSIATTELAMTDEEEAKKAQREMSDYFSELIPDRIDGDGDDLITLAASNDELNHEEVVRFCITILVAGNVTTVNLITSTLWCLEEHDLFDAVRAGKIDRSKLIEEVLRYRSPAQAVRRVTTEPVEIGGRQIDENELVVARIGSANRDPSKFDAPNEFRPERNPNPHLTFGGGIHFCLGAQLARLEADIALERLLDRFGVIEPDLSDLSPQSLVYGVDSLPCYVSE